In Fervidobacterium nodosum Rt17-B1, one genomic interval encodes:
- a CDS encoding CheR family methyltransferase, with amino-acid sequence MSLDDNKEKKFAWLSSFQSGEVHELPWEEFEWFVKRIKDIMNLDLSGYKPERVKRRIEMLIRKYNCKSYKEYLDMILKDNKKKDEFLDKLTINVTEFFRNPEKWFELRDKFLPELLAKSGSRFKAWSAGCSSGEEPYTIAILLEELKAPSSVKVLATDIDMGVLTKAQIGEYDERSMVSTPPEYIQKYFIVKDGRYIVKPNVKARVQFRKHNLLQDPFEKDFDLITCRNVVIYFEMEAKDMLYRKFSESLKHGGILFVGNTERIFNYKALNLEVASPFIYRKI; translated from the coding sequence ATGTCGTTGGACGACAACAAGGAGAAAAAGTTCGCTTGGCTGTCGAGTTTCCAATCTGGTGAAGTTCATGAATTGCCATGGGAAGAATTCGAGTGGTTTGTTAAAAGAATAAAAGATATAATGAATTTAGATCTTTCTGGATACAAGCCGGAAAGAGTCAAAAGAAGAATAGAAATGCTTATTAGGAAGTACAATTGCAAATCGTATAAAGAGTATCTTGATATGATACTGAAAGATAACAAGAAAAAAGATGAATTCCTTGATAAGTTAACGATAAATGTTACAGAATTCTTCAGAAATCCTGAGAAGTGGTTCGAACTAAGGGATAAATTTTTACCTGAACTTTTGGCAAAGAGCGGTTCGAGGTTTAAAGCCTGGAGCGCTGGTTGTTCTTCTGGTGAAGAACCTTATACCATAGCCATACTTCTAGAAGAATTAAAAGCGCCCTCGAGTGTGAAAGTATTAGCCACTGATATAGATATGGGAGTTTTGACAAAAGCACAAATTGGTGAGTACGACGAGCGCTCAATGGTTAGCACTCCTCCGGAATACATTCAAAAATACTTCATAGTTAAAGATGGAAGGTACATAGTCAAACCAAACGTAAAGGCGCGCGTTCAATTTAGAAAGCATAATCTTCTTCAAGATCCATTCGAAAAAGACTTTGACCTTATAACATGTCGAAACGTTGTTATATACTTTGAGATGGAAGCGAAAGATATGTTATATCGTAAATTTTCTGAAAGTTTAAAACATGGCGGAATACTCTTTGTTGGAAATACCGAGAGAATATTCAATTACAAAGCACTCAATCTCGAAGTAGCTTCTCCGTTTATTTATAGAAAGATTTGA
- a CDS encoding RluA family pseudouridine synthase — protein MEKTPEWISRTFIQRAIKNGEVLVNGTSKKPSYKVKSGDIITLNAPEAPEIPEILPEDIPLDIIYEDRDILVINKQPGIITHPIPSHTSGTIVNGVLYHCKDLQGIGGVLRPGIVHRLDKDTSGVMVIAKNDLAHQSLTKQFKDRLTEKLYICLVKGVPKRKEGDIEINIARNPVLRVKMTVTNSEYGKPALTHYKVVREFGDIAALVFAYPKTGRTHQIRVHMKYIGHPLMGDEVYGRAKEDEIFGIKRQMLHALSLSFYHPRTGEKVKFIAKIPQDFKEAIQKLDDFIRKNKNL, from the coding sequence ATGGAGAAAACACCAGAATGGATATCGAGGACCTTCATACAAAGAGCGATAAAGAACGGGGAAGTATTGGTCAATGGGACTTCAAAGAAGCCGAGTTACAAGGTGAAGTCTGGGGATATAATTACCTTGAATGCTCCAGAGGCCCCCGAGATACCGGAAATCCTACCTGAAGATATACCACTTGATATAATATATGAGGATAGAGATATTCTTGTCATAAATAAACAGCCAGGTATAATAACGCATCCAATTCCATCTCACACATCTGGAACAATTGTAAATGGTGTACTGTACCACTGTAAAGACTTACAGGGGATAGGCGGAGTTCTAAGACCAGGGATAGTCCACAGGCTCGATAAAGATACAAGTGGTGTTATGGTTATCGCTAAGAACGACCTTGCGCATCAGTCACTCACAAAACAATTCAAAGATAGGTTAACAGAAAAATTGTACATTTGCCTTGTAAAAGGTGTACCAAAGAGAAAAGAAGGCGATATAGAAATAAATATAGCGAGAAATCCTGTTCTTAGAGTAAAAATGACAGTAACAAATTCAGAATACGGCAAACCCGCATTGACTCATTACAAAGTTGTAAGAGAATTTGGTGATATCGCCGCATTAGTCTTTGCATATCCAAAAACAGGTAGGACTCATCAAATAAGAGTCCATATGAAATACATAGGTCATCCGCTTATGGGAGATGAAGTTTACGGAAGGGCAAAAGAAGATGAAATATTCGGTATCAAAAGACAGATGCTTCACGCACTGAGCTTATCGTTTTATCATCCGAGAACAGGCGAAAAAGTTAAATTCATAGCTAAAATTCCTCAAGATTTCAAAGAGGCCATACAAAAGCTCGATGATTTCATTAGAAAAAATAAAAATCTTTAA
- a CDS encoding methyl-accepting chemotaxis protein → MSLRVKLLLVSILPVVVLFLAAIYGGILFNSSLNDFKQILDNYESIVKYINTETSNVSQETFLKFESEKKNFEGKLSLFKSRIVFIAYVVPITVLIASFPTILFVVNYLLRYLQPVIGASRSLRNNNLTIEIKQVNSKDEIGTLLNEFKASIDYLRDNLRQVRDEAISVADNINELSLENDSIAKYMINIVNQMNEITSRVESISAAIEETTAGVEEISSATKNIAHNTQQAVMFAEDSVKLAKDAGSVLKQVILTTKGISSSAKDVENVVESFNRGAEEISGFVETINAIAEQTNLLALNAAIEAARAGEAGRGFAVVADEIRKLAEESKRASDNVRRVVEEIKGIAENANKVSGEIVSRVEEGNKLVDKADTMIDEIIGAIEKINHMMQDIAAAVEEQTAAADEIAQAMAENAKNVEEINDNVKIVHENIEEVTSNVEEITANVQTITANAQMLKDIVARYKI, encoded by the coding sequence ATGAGCTTGCGTGTCAAACTTCTTCTGGTAAGTATATTGCCTGTGGTGGTTTTGTTCTTAGCGGCTATCTATGGTGGTATTCTGTTTAATTCTTCTTTGAACGATTTCAAGCAAATTCTGGATAACTATGAGTCTATTGTGAAATATATTAATACTGAAACGTCGAATGTTTCGCAAGAGACTTTTCTAAAATTCGAATCTGAGAAGAAAAATTTTGAAGGGAAGTTATCACTCTTTAAATCGAGGATAGTCTTCATAGCGTATGTTGTTCCAATCACCGTTTTAATAGCAAGTTTTCCCACTATACTTTTTGTAGTGAACTATTTATTGAGATACTTACAGCCTGTTATAGGTGCATCCAGATCTTTAAGAAACAACAACTTAACAATTGAAATTAAACAGGTGAATAGTAAAGATGAGATTGGTACGCTTTTGAATGAATTTAAAGCTTCCATAGATTATTTGAGAGATAATTTGAGACAAGTTCGTGATGAGGCTATAAGTGTGGCGGATAATATAAACGAATTAAGCTTAGAAAATGATTCAATCGCAAAGTACATGATCAATATTGTTAATCAGATGAACGAAATTACTTCGAGGGTGGAGAGTATATCGGCAGCTATTGAAGAAACGACAGCCGGAGTTGAGGAAATCAGTAGTGCGACGAAGAATATAGCTCACAATACTCAACAGGCAGTTATGTTCGCTGAAGATAGTGTTAAACTTGCAAAAGATGCTGGTAGTGTTTTAAAACAAGTTATACTGACAACGAAAGGTATCTCCAGCTCAGCCAAAGATGTTGAGAATGTTGTTGAGAGCTTCAACAGAGGTGCAGAAGAAATATCTGGTTTTGTTGAAACTATCAATGCCATAGCCGAACAAACCAATTTACTTGCTTTGAATGCAGCTATCGAAGCAGCAAGAGCTGGAGAAGCTGGAAGAGGTTTTGCTGTTGTTGCCGATGAGATTAGGAAATTGGCGGAAGAAAGTAAAAGAGCGTCTGACAATGTAAGAAGGGTTGTTGAAGAGATTAAAGGAATCGCTGAGAACGCTAATAAAGTTTCTGGTGAAATTGTCTCCCGTGTTGAGGAAGGTAACAAGCTTGTGGATAAGGCTGATACGATGATAGACGAAATCATTGGAGCAATCGAAAAAATCAACCACATGATGCAAGATATTGCAGCGGCTGTTGAGGAGCAAACGGCAGCAGCAGACGAGATAGCGCAGGCGATGGCGGAAAATGCTAAGAACGTTGAGGAAAT
- a CDS encoding response regulator, translating to MDKFKVLIVDDSKTIHYEIENTIKNITVENIPIEIYHSYSYSDSTKIYNPGKYALVLTDLVMEEDNSGIKVINYIRNELSDEITRVALMTANPEKVPQDILIKDYQINAYIEKKTMNDFSLKLTVLSLLRAYKDMIAFEKAIKSIDHVIQNSNRMDLEELLIETFFQLRSFLSLKMPNIEIQGKIYVDKQQIFPPKSVKHIRTSLSLKYTFEEEISGKNVKLILESSKQLNDIDKDYIRALLSNLKQSYFYSTLSSVENELVYRLANLIETRSEETGKHVERVSEISYILACEYGFAEKEAQLIKNASGLHDVGKVGIPDHILNKPAKLTDEEFSIMKEHTLIGFELLRNSHLKVFELGAVISLQHHERWDGNGYPYGLTKEEITPEARIVQVADVFEALTHDRCYRPAWPVEKAIEYMRDMKGKQFDPNLIEIFDRKLPDILDLFETLK from the coding sequence ATGGATAAATTCAAAGTCTTAATAGTAGACGACTCAAAAACAATACACTATGAAATCGAAAATACAATAAAAAATATAACTGTTGAAAATATCCCCATTGAAATTTACCATTCTTACAGCTATTCAGATTCCACAAAGATTTACAATCCTGGAAAATACGCACTTGTTCTAACAGATTTGGTTATGGAAGAAGATAATTCTGGAATAAAAGTGATAAATTATATCCGAAATGAATTATCTGATGAGATAACACGCGTAGCATTGATGACAGCCAACCCTGAAAAAGTTCCACAAGACATTTTGATAAAAGATTATCAAATAAACGCTTACATTGAGAAAAAAACAATGAACGATTTTAGCTTAAAACTGACCGTTCTTTCGCTTTTAAGAGCATATAAAGATATGATTGCGTTTGAAAAGGCTATAAAATCAATAGATCACGTTATTCAAAACTCCAATCGAATGGATTTGGAGGAACTTTTGATAGAAACATTTTTCCAACTCCGCTCGTTTTTGAGTTTGAAAATGCCAAATATCGAAATTCAAGGGAAAATATATGTCGATAAACAACAAATTTTCCCCCCAAAGTCTGTTAAACATATAAGAACTTCACTTTCCCTAAAATACACCTTCGAGGAAGAAATTTCGGGAAAGAATGTGAAGTTAATTCTTGAGAGTTCAAAACAGCTTAACGATATAGATAAAGACTACATACGCGCGCTTTTATCTAATTTAAAGCAATCTTACTTTTATTCCACTTTATCAAGTGTTGAAAATGAACTTGTTTATAGATTAGCTAATCTAATAGAAACAAGATCTGAGGAAACAGGAAAGCACGTGGAGAGAGTTTCAGAAATATCGTACATTCTTGCATGCGAGTATGGTTTTGCGGAAAAAGAAGCTCAATTAATTAAGAATGCATCGGGATTGCACGATGTAGGAAAAGTAGGTATACCCGACCATATTTTGAATAAACCAGCAAAATTAACAGATGAAGAGTTTTCAATAATGAAAGAGCACACGCTTATCGGATTTGAACTATTGAGAAATTCCCATTTAAAAGTCTTTGAGTTAGGTGCTGTTATTTCTTTACAGCATCACGAACGATGGGACGGAAATGGATATCCTTATGGATTAACAAAAGAAGAAATTACTCCAGAAGCTCGTATAGTCCAAGTTGCAGATGTCTTTGAGGCACTAACACACGATAGATGTTACCGCCCAGCTTGGCCTGTTGAAAAGGCGATTGAATATATGCGTGATATGAAAGGTAAGCAATTTGACCCAAATCTAATAGAAATTTTTGATAGAAAATTACCAGATATCTTAGATTTGTTTGAAACATTAAAATAG
- a CDS encoding YebC/PmpR family DNA-binding transcriptional regulator — protein sequence MSGHNKWANIKHRKAAQDAKRSKIFTKLIREIIVAAREGGGNPDTNPRLRAVLEKAREANMPKDTVERSIKKGTGELEGEKYEEIIYEAYAPGGVALYILALTDNKNRTAQELRHILSKNGGSLAESGSVAWIFERKGAIEISASKISDMDEFTLLAIDAGAEDIEEGDPVIVYVAPESLTAVKEALAKNGFEGESKITYKPKNTVKVTGSDAEKVLKLIDALEDNDDVQEVFGNFDIDDAELEAIMAKLEG from the coding sequence ATGTCAGGTCACAATAAGTGGGCAAATATTAAGCATAGGAAAGCCGCACAAGACGCTAAAAGGTCAAAGATATTCACAAAATTGATTAGGGAAATTATTGTTGCGGCAAGAGAAGGTGGCGGAAACCCAGACACAAACCCAAGGTTAAGGGCAGTTCTTGAAAAAGCAAGAGAAGCTAATATGCCAAAAGATACAGTTGAAAGGTCAATTAAAAAAGGTACAGGAGAATTGGAAGGCGAAAAATATGAGGAGATTATATACGAAGCTTACGCACCAGGTGGAGTTGCACTTTACATACTTGCGTTGACAGATAACAAAAACAGAACAGCCCAAGAGTTAAGACACATACTCAGCAAAAATGGTGGCTCACTTGCGGAAAGTGGTTCAGTTGCTTGGATATTTGAAAGAAAAGGTGCTATCGAAATTTCTGCTTCGAAGATTTCCGATATGGATGAATTTACATTATTGGCAATCGATGCTGGCGCGGAAGATATAGAAGAAGGAGATCCAGTAATTGTCTACGTAGCTCCAGAATCGTTAACAGCAGTAAAAGAAGCACTCGCAAAGAATGGATTTGAAGGAGAATCAAAGATAACATACAAGCCAAAGAACACAGTTAAAGTGACAGGTTCAGACGCGGAAAAAGTACTTAAGCTCATCGATGCACTTGAAGATAACGATGATGTACAAGAAGTATTTGGAAACTTTGACATAGACGATGCAGAACTTGAAGCAATAATGGCAAAACTTGAAGGTTGA